AAAAGAAGGGACAGTCGGTCTGATTACATATATGAGAACCGACTCAACCCGAATTTCTGCAACAGCTGCAGAAGAAGCTGCAGGATTCATAAGCAGCGCCTACGGAAAAGAGTATCTTTCCCAAAAGAAGAAGCCTGCGAAGCAAAATGAAAATGCACAGGATGCCCATGAAGCTATCCGGCCAACTTCTACATTAAAAAAACCGGCCGATTTAAAGGATGTGCTATCAAGAGATCAGCTCAGGTTATATCGTCTCATTTGGGAACGTTTTGTGGCAAGCCAAATGGCACCAGCTGTATTGGATACGATGACCGTAGATTTGTTAAATAACGGTGTGCAATTCCGCGCAAATGGCAGCAAGGTGAAATTTCCGGGATTCATGAAGGTTTACGTGGAAGGTAAGGATGACCAGCTCGAAGAAAAGGATCGGATTTTGCCTGATCTAAACATCGGGGACACTGTTCTTTCAAAAGATATCGAACCAGCACAGCATTTTACCCAGCCGCCTCCAAGATACACAGAGGCAAGATTGGTAAAAACCCTTGAGGAGCTGGGAATCGGCAGGCCGTCTACCTATGCCCCTACACTGGATACGATTCAGAGAAGAGGCTACGTTACTCTTGATAATAAACGTTTCGTTCCGACAGAGCTCGGCGGTATCGTCTTGGAATTGATCATGGAGTTTTTCCCTGAAATTATTAATGTAGAGTTTACCGCGAAAATGGAAAAAGATCTCGATGGTGTTGAAGACGGCAACACGGAATGGGTGAAAATTATTGATTCATTCTATACTGAGTTTTCCAAGCGCGTTATAAAGGCGGAAGCCGAAATGCAGGAGGTTGAAATCAAACCTGAGTATGCTGGAGTAGATTGTGATCTCTGCGGCAGCGAGATGGTTTATAAAATGGGCCGCTACGGAAAGTTCATGGCTTGCTCGAATTTTCCTGACTGCCGAAACACAAAGCCGATAGTGAAAGAAATCGGCGTTAAGTGCCCTAAGTGTAATAAAGGCAATATCGTAGAGCGAAAATCAAAGAAACGCCGGATATTTTACGGCTGTGATCGCTATCCGGAATGTGATTTCGTTTCATGGGATAAACCACTTGAACGCAAATGCCCGAAATGCCAGGAAATGCTTGTCGAGAAAAAGCTGAAAAAAGGGGTTCAAGTTCAGTGTGTCAATTGCGATTATAAGGAAGAACAACAGAAGTAACGGTGAGCTGAGAATTTGCTCACCTTCTTTTTGTGAAGTCAAAGAATAGTTATAATAGGAGTGAACCATCATGGGTAAGACAGTAAAAGTAATAGGAGCAGGTTTGGCAGGAAGTGAAGCGGCGTGGCAGCTTGCAAATCGCGGGATGCATGTCGAGCTTTATGAAATGAGGCCGGTGAAAAAAACTCCCGCTCACCACACCGATAAGTTTGCCGAGCTTGTCTGCAGCAATTCGTTAAGAGCGAATAGTCTAACTAATGCAGTTGGCGTATTAAAGGAAGAAATGAGAATGCTTAATTCATTAATCATTGCTGCTGCTGATGAATGCGCGGTTCCTGCAGGAGGAGCATTAGCTGTGGACCGGCACGAATTTGCCGAAAAAGTAACTTCAAGCATAAGAAATCACCCTAACATTACGGTGTTTCAAGATGAAGT
This window of the Bacillus gobiensis genome carries:
- the topA gene encoding type I DNA topoisomerase produces the protein MSDYLVIVESPAKAKTIERYLGKKYKVRASMGHVRDLPKSQMGVDIEKNFEPRYITIRGKGPVLKDLKSAAKKAKKIFLAADPDREGEAIAWHLAQSLDIDVTSDCRVVFNEITKDAIKESFKHPRMINMDLVDAQQARRILDRLVGYKISPILWKKVKKGLSAGRVQSVALRLVIDREKEINNFKPEEYWTIEGSFLKGKETFEAGFYGENGKKAKLSSEEDVKKILAKINGKQFQVENVTKKERKRNPALPFTTSTIQQEAARKLNFRARKTMMIAQQLYEGIDLGKEGTVGLITYMRTDSTRISATAAEEAAGFISSAYGKEYLSQKKKPAKQNENAQDAHEAIRPTSTLKKPADLKDVLSRDQLRLYRLIWERFVASQMAPAVLDTMTVDLLNNGVQFRANGSKVKFPGFMKVYVEGKDDQLEEKDRILPDLNIGDTVLSKDIEPAQHFTQPPPRYTEARLVKTLEELGIGRPSTYAPTLDTIQRRGYVTLDNKRFVPTELGGIVLELIMEFFPEIINVEFTAKMEKDLDGVEDGNTEWVKIIDSFYTEFSKRVIKAEAEMQEVEIKPEYAGVDCDLCGSEMVYKMGRYGKFMACSNFPDCRNTKPIVKEIGVKCPKCNKGNIVERKSKKRRIFYGCDRYPECDFVSWDKPLERKCPKCQEMLVEKKLKKGVQVQCVNCDYKEEQQK